From the genome of Pelomonas sp. SE-A7, one region includes:
- a CDS encoding bifunctional 3-phosphoshikimate 1-carboxyvinyltransferase/cytidylate kinase: protein MFKILFLDLPPLRAAAGTVRLPGSKSISNRVLLLAGLSEGQTLVHDLLDSDDTAVMLAALKELGCQIEQVPGGPLKVTGIGGKLRTKSAKLFLGNAGTAMRPLTAALSLLASTQGGEFELSGVPRMHERPIGDLVDALRGLGCQVDCLANEGYPPLRLSGPVPLKLAEPVRVRGDVSSQFLTALLLALPLVAEHDVHIDVVGELISKPYIHITLELLKRFGIEVRREGWQRFTIPAGSRFVSPGEAHVEGDASSASYFVALGAIAAIEAPVRIEGVGSESLQGDVRFIEAAQAMGAEVRAEANAVEVRRGAWPLKALDLDCNHIPDAAMTLAVMALYADGPSILRNIASWRVKETDRIAAMATELRKLGAKVEEGQDWLRIHPLRDWKPAAIHTYDDHRVAMCFSLAAFNGLVTEQAVPVRILEPHCVAKTFPDYFETLFEVVTARTEDIPVLTIDGPTASGKGTLADEVAHELGYAVLDSGALYRAAGLAARRQGVNLDDGPAVAKVAAAMDLRFRKGRVYLADEDISDLLREEASGLAASQVAFHAEVRAALNQLQLDFRQVPGLVADGRDMGSMVFADAPLKVFLTASAQTRAERRHKQLISKGISANIAGLREDLEARDARDKGRSASPLKAAADARMLDNSAQTIEESRDLVLAWWAEARPF, encoded by the coding sequence ATGTTCAAGATTCTCTTCCTCGACCTGCCGCCGCTGCGCGCGGCCGCCGGCACCGTCCGACTGCCCGGCTCCAAGAGCATCTCCAACCGCGTGCTGCTGCTGGCCGGCCTGAGCGAAGGCCAGACCCTGGTCCATGACCTGCTCGACTCCGACGACACGGCCGTGATGCTGGCTGCTCTGAAGGAGCTGGGTTGCCAGATCGAACAAGTGCCAGGCGGCCCCCTCAAGGTGACCGGCATAGGCGGCAAGCTGCGGACCAAATCGGCCAAGCTCTTCCTGGGCAATGCCGGCACCGCCATGCGGCCGCTGACTGCGGCCCTCTCGCTGCTGGCTTCCACGCAAGGCGGTGAGTTCGAGCTGTCGGGCGTTCCGCGCATGCACGAGCGCCCCATCGGCGACCTGGTCGACGCCCTGCGCGGCCTGGGCTGCCAAGTCGACTGCCTCGCCAATGAAGGCTATCCGCCACTGCGGCTGTCTGGCCCGGTGCCGCTCAAGCTGGCCGAGCCGGTGCGGGTGCGCGGCGACGTGTCCAGCCAGTTCCTGACCGCTCTGCTGCTGGCCCTGCCCCTGGTGGCAGAACACGATGTCCACATCGACGTGGTCGGCGAACTGATCTCCAAACCCTACATCCACATCACGCTGGAGCTGCTCAAGCGCTTCGGCATCGAGGTGCGGCGCGAGGGCTGGCAGCGCTTCACCATCCCGGCCGGCAGCCGCTTTGTGTCGCCGGGCGAAGCTCATGTGGAGGGCGATGCCTCGTCGGCCTCGTACTTCGTCGCGCTGGGCGCGATTGCGGCCATTGAAGCGCCCGTGCGCATCGAAGGCGTGGGCAGCGAATCGCTGCAAGGCGACGTGCGCTTCATCGAAGCGGCCCAGGCCATGGGCGCCGAGGTGCGCGCCGAGGCCAATGCGGTGGAAGTCCGCCGCGGCGCCTGGCCGCTCAAGGCCCTGGACCTGGACTGCAACCACATCCCCGACGCCGCCATGACCCTGGCCGTGATGGCGCTCTATGCCGACGGCCCCAGCATCCTGCGCAATATCGCCAGCTGGCGCGTCAAGGAAACCGACCGCATTGCCGCCATGGCCACCGAGTTGCGCAAGCTGGGAGCCAAGGTCGAGGAAGGCCAGGACTGGCTACGCATCCATCCGCTGCGCGACTGGAAGCCGGCCGCCATCCACACCTACGACGACCATCGCGTCGCCATGTGCTTCTCGCTGGCGGCCTTCAACGGCCTGGTCACCGAGCAGGCCGTGCCGGTGCGCATCCTCGAGCCGCATTGCGTGGCCAAGACCTTCCCGGACTATTTCGAGACCCTGTTCGAGGTCGTGACCGCCCGCACCGAGGACATCCCGGTCCTCACCATCGACGGCCCCACGGCGTCGGGCAAGGGCACGTTGGCCGATGAGGTCGCCCATGAGTTGGGCTATGCCGTGCTCGACTCCGGCGCCCTCTACCGGGCCGCCGGTCTGGCCGCACGTCGGCAGGGCGTGAACCTGGACGATGGTCCGGCCGTCGCCAAGGTGGCCGCCGCCATGGACCTGCGCTTCCGCAAGGGCCGGGTCTACCTGGCCGATGAAGACATCAGCGACCTCCTGCGCGAGGAAGCTTCGGGCCTGGCCGCCTCCCAGGTCGCCTTCCATGCCGAAGTCCGCGCCGCATTGAACCAGCTGCAGCTGGACTTCCGCCAGGTGCCTGGCCTGGTGGCCGATGGCCGGGACATGGGCTCGATGGTGTTTGCCGACGCCCCGCTCAAGGTCTTCCTGACCGCCAGCGCCCAGACGCGCGCCGAAAGGCGTCATAAGCAATTGATTTCCAAGGGTATTTCGGCTAATATCGCCGGCTTGCGTGAAGATTTGGAGGCCCGGGACGCCCGCGACAAAGGTCGCAGCGCCTCGCCCCTCAAAGCTGCCGCAGACGCGCGGATGCTCGACAACTCCGCCCAGACCATCGAGGAATCTCGCGATCTGGTGCTGGCTTGGTGGGCTGAAGCCAGGCCGTTCTGA
- the rpsA gene encoding 30S ribosomal protein S1, whose amino-acid sequence MPNSTNAGRPAQESQMSNTQTAQASGMESFAALFEESLQKADMRSGEVISAEVVRVEHNFVVVNAGLKSEAYVPIEEFKNDQGELEVHVGDFVAVAIDAIENGYGDTILSRDKAKRLASWLSLETALESGDFVTGTVSGKVKGGLTVLVNGIRAFLPGSLLDTRPVKDMSPFEGKTMEFKVIKLDRKRNNVVLSRRAVVEASMGEERAKLLETLSEGAIVNGVVKNITEYGAFVDLGGIDGLLHITDMAWRRVRHPSEVVTVGQELTAKVLKFDAEKNRVSLGLKQLGDDPWFGVARRYPTGTRLFGKVTNIADYGAFVEIEPGIEGLVHVSEMDWTNKNVAPSKIVSLGDEVEVMVLEIDEEKRRISLGMKQCKANPWEEFAENVKRGDKVKGPVKSITDFGVFVGLAQGIDGLVHLSDLSWQETGEAAVRNFKKGQEVEAIVLAVDVERERISLGIKQLDADPFTSYTSVNDRGMTVTGKVKTVDARGAEIELADDVLGYLRASEISRDRVEDARNVLKEGDEVTTLIVNIDRKTRNIQLSIKAKDNADQQEAMQRLSATSERENAGTTSLGALLRAKLDNNNG is encoded by the coding sequence CTGCCGAATTCGACTAACGCTGGTCGGCCGGCCCAGGAATCTCAAATGTCCAACACCCAAACCGCCCAAGCCTCTGGCATGGAATCGTTCGCCGCCCTCTTCGAGGAATCGCTGCAAAAGGCTGACATGCGTTCCGGCGAGGTCATCTCGGCCGAAGTCGTCCGTGTCGAGCACAACTTCGTGGTCGTCAACGCCGGCCTGAAGTCCGAAGCCTATGTGCCCATCGAAGAGTTCAAGAACGACCAGGGCGAGCTGGAAGTCCACGTCGGTGACTTCGTTGCCGTCGCGATCGACGCCATCGAAAACGGCTACGGCGACACCATCCTGTCGCGCGACAAGGCCAAGCGCCTGGCCTCGTGGCTGTCGCTGGAAACCGCTCTGGAGTCGGGTGACTTCGTGACCGGTACCGTCTCCGGCAAGGTCAAGGGCGGCCTGACCGTCCTGGTCAACGGCATCCGCGCCTTCCTGCCCGGTTCGCTGCTGGACACCCGCCCGGTGAAGGACATGAGCCCGTTCGAGGGCAAGACCATGGAATTCAAGGTCATCAAGCTGGACCGCAAGCGCAACAACGTTGTGCTGTCGCGTCGCGCGGTGGTCGAGGCTTCGATGGGTGAAGAGCGCGCCAAGCTGCTGGAAACGCTGTCGGAAGGCGCCATCGTCAACGGCGTGGTCAAGAACATCACCGAATACGGTGCGTTCGTGGACCTGGGCGGCATCGACGGCCTGCTGCACATCACCGACATGGCATGGCGCCGTGTCCGTCACCCGAGCGAAGTGGTGACCGTCGGCCAGGAGCTGACCGCCAAGGTCCTGAAGTTCGACGCCGAGAAGAACCGCGTCTCGCTGGGTCTGAAGCAGCTGGGCGACGACCCCTGGTTCGGCGTGGCCCGTCGCTACCCGACCGGCACCCGTCTGTTCGGCAAGGTCACGAACATCGCCGACTACGGCGCGTTCGTCGAGATCGAGCCGGGCATCGAAGGCCTGGTGCACGTCTCCGAAATGGACTGGACCAACAAGAACGTCGCTCCCTCGAAGATCGTTTCGCTGGGCGACGAGGTCGAAGTCATGGTCCTGGAGATCGACGAAGAGAAGCGTCGCATCTCGCTGGGCATGAAGCAGTGCAAGGCCAACCCGTGGGAAGAGTTCGCCGAGAACGTCAAGCGCGGCGACAAGGTCAAGGGTCCGGTCAAGTCGATCACCGACTTCGGCGTGTTCGTGGGCCTGGCCCAGGGCATCGACGGCCTGGTCCACCTGTCGGACCTGTCGTGGCAAGAGACTGGCGAAGCTGCCGTGCGCAACTTCAAGAAGGGCCAGGAAGTCGAAGCCATCGTGCTGGCCGTTGACGTCGAGCGCGAGCGCATCTCGCTGGGCATCAAGCAACTGGACGCCGACCCGTTCACCAGCTACACCTCGGTCAATGACCGCGGCATGACCGTGACCGGCAAGGTCAAGACGGTTGACGCCCGTGGCGCCGAGATCGAACTGGCTGACGACGTGCTGGGCTACCTGCGCGCTTCGGAAATCTCGCGCGACCGCGTCGAAGATGCCCGCAACGTGCTGAAGGAAGGCGACGAAGTGACGACCCTGATCGTCAACATCGACCGCAAGACCCGCAACATCCAGCTGTCGATCAAGGCCAAGGACAACGCCGACCAACAGGAAGCCATGCAGCGCCTGTCGGCCACGTCCGAGCGTGAGAACGCCGGCACCACCAGCCTGGGCGCCCTGCTGCGCGCCAAGCTGGACAACAACAACGGCTAA
- a CDS encoding integration host factor subunit beta: MTRSDLAALLAERFPQLTQRDTEFAVKTILDAMSDALSRGHRIEIRGFGSFQVNRRPPRMGRNPRSGEQVLIPEKLVPHFKPGKALREAVDAQPLKSED; this comes from the coding sequence ATGACCCGATCCGACCTCGCTGCCCTCCTGGCCGAACGCTTTCCCCAGCTGACGCAGCGCGACACCGAGTTCGCCGTCAAGACCATCCTGGACGCCATGTCCGACGCGCTGTCTCGCGGCCACCGCATCGAGATCCGCGGCTTCGGCAGCTTCCAGGTCAACCGCCGCCCGCCCCGCATGGGCCGCAATCCGCGCAGCGGCGAGCAGGTGCTGATCCCCGAAAAGCTGGTGCCCCACTTCAAGCCGGGCAAGGCCCTGCGCGAAGCCGTGGACGCCCAGCCACTCAAGAGCGAAGACTGA
- a CDS encoding LapA family protein, whose protein sequence is MRLITWLLRAFLFFALFAFALNNQQEVAVHWFFGHEWRAPLVIVVLLVFGIGCALGVLSMVPAWWRHRRLARQRQDLPPETLPPGDPLNNNPLPRDGL, encoded by the coding sequence TTGCGCCTCATCACCTGGCTCCTGCGGGCCTTCCTCTTCTTTGCCCTCTTCGCCTTCGCGCTGAACAACCAGCAGGAGGTGGCCGTGCATTGGTTCTTCGGCCACGAGTGGCGCGCGCCGCTGGTGATTGTCGTGCTGCTGGTCTTCGGCATTGGCTGCGCGCTGGGCGTGCTGTCCATGGTGCCGGCCTGGTGGCGCCATCGACGCCTGGCACGCCAGCGTCAAGACCTGCCCCCCGAGACCCTGCCGCCCGGCGACCCGCTGAACAACAACCCCCTGCCCCGCGATGGACTTTGA
- the lapB gene encoding lipopolysaccharide assembly protein LapB, which translates to MDFDLRWLLIAMPVAFALGWLASRLDMRQLRREQRDAPKAYFKGLNLLLNEQQDKAIDAFIEAVQLDPDTSELHFALGNLFRRRGEYERAVRVHQHLLQRGDLPAQERARAQHALAQDFLKAGLFDRAEEAFRALAGTRFETEAELALLSLYERSREWRKAADVARHLEQMGTGSFASRIAHFLCELALEAQARQQDDEAQKLLAEARKLAPQAARAHVLAGQMLVRRGQAEQAMAAFAELLASNPEAFNLVAKDYAEAARASGSAELQAKALDLLHARYQRAPGLHLLLAIGLLDSDPARQRERLLHHLREQPMLSAAKLLLERGPLQVETEQPLVRTALERASRPLQRYRCAACGFEAQHYFWQCPGCLTWDSYPPRHVEEL; encoded by the coding sequence ATGGACTTTGACCTGCGCTGGCTGCTGATCGCCATGCCCGTGGCCTTTGCGCTGGGCTGGCTGGCCTCGCGCCTGGACATGCGCCAGCTGCGCCGCGAGCAGCGCGATGCGCCCAAGGCCTATTTCAAGGGCCTGAACCTGCTGCTGAACGAACAGCAGGACAAGGCCATCGACGCCTTCATAGAAGCAGTCCAGCTGGACCCCGACACCTCCGAACTGCACTTCGCCCTGGGCAACCTCTTCCGCCGCCGTGGCGAATACGAGCGGGCCGTGCGTGTGCACCAGCACCTGCTGCAGCGCGGCGATCTGCCGGCGCAGGAGCGCGCCAGAGCCCAACATGCGCTGGCCCAGGACTTCCTCAAGGCCGGCCTGTTCGACCGCGCTGAAGAAGCTTTCCGCGCCCTGGCCGGCACCCGCTTTGAGACCGAGGCCGAGCTGGCCCTGCTGTCGCTGTACGAGCGCTCGCGCGAGTGGCGTAAGGCTGCCGACGTGGCCCGTCACCTGGAGCAGATGGGCACAGGCTCGTTCGCCTCGCGCATTGCCCATTTCCTCTGCGAACTGGCGCTAGAAGCACAGGCCCGCCAGCAGGACGACGAGGCGCAGAAGCTGCTTGCCGAAGCACGCAAGCTGGCGCCCCAAGCCGCACGGGCCCATGTGCTGGCCGGGCAGATGCTGGTCCGCCGCGGCCAGGCCGAGCAAGCCATGGCGGCGTTCGCCGAGCTGCTCGCGTCCAATCCCGAGGCCTTCAACCTGGTCGCCAAGGACTATGCCGAGGCGGCCCGCGCCAGTGGCAGCGCGGAGTTGCAGGCCAAGGCCCTGGACCTGCTGCACGCCCGCTACCAACGCGCACCTGGCCTGCACCTGCTGCTGGCCATAGGCCTGCTGGACAGCGACCCGGCCCGCCAGCGCGAGCGCCTGCTGCACCATCTACGCGAACAGCCCATGCTGTCGGCGGCCAAGCTCTTGCTGGAGCGGGGCCCTCTGCAAGTCGAGACCGAGCAGCCCCTGGTCCGCACCGCGCTGGAACGCGCCAGCCGGCCGCTGCAGCGCTACCGCTGCGCTGCCTGCGGCTTCGAGGCCCAGCACTACTTCTGGCAATGCCCGGGTTGCCTGACCTGGGATTCCTACCCGCCTCGCCACGTCGAGGAACTCTGA